GGAtgtagtatgtttttttttttttttgctacaagCAAATCAATACATGGGTGTATGTGGCTTAAGGCACATCACATGTCTGCTTCAGCTTTTAACCTATTTTAAGACTGAAAAGTTTAGCACCGTTCCAGCTAGCTgaatgtagtatatatatatatatatatatatatatatatatatatatatatatatatatatatatatatatatatatatatatatataattggaCCTCCATGACCCCCAGAAAAAGGCTCATGGGATTATGACTAGGAATTTGTGAGGATTTAGCTTGGTGGCTGGCTCCATAGAAAGATGCTTCATGTACAGGAGCTCGTCCAAGGCAGATTTTATTTGCAGATGCATCCTGGCTTGGGTGGGGGCATATCTGAGAGCCTCCTTGGCATCAGGATTGTGGTCTCTTGAAGAATGGGGACTTCACATAAATCAGCTGGAGCTCTTGGCTGTTTTCTGAGCCCTACAGACACTGCATCAGTTTCTGTTGACCTCTGTAGTGTCCATAGTATCTGAAAATTCTTTGGTGGTGGCATATCTGAGGCACTCTAGGGTACTCTTTCCAAGTCCCTGTCAGATTATGGAGGGGAAGTTCTTTGGTGGTGTGAGggcttttctatctctctacgTCCCATGTTCATTTCGGGACTTCACTAATTGATCGTAGATGTTCTCAGTCAGGTACGTGTGGAGTCAGATTGGACTCTATATCGAGTGGTTTGCAGGGCTCTCTTTCAGATATGGGGATTTTTTTTGCTATGGCTGGCTGCGGGCCTCCCTCTGTACATATCACTTTTGCCAGATCAGGCAGCATGGAAACAAGATGCATTCTCCTTCCACTGGAAaggtctttatttttgtctttctcctgttcACTCGTAAGTATCTGGATACTTTCATCCTGGGTCCAATAGTTGTGGCTCTGAGGGTAGTGCTTTGCTTTGATCTTTTGTTGAAACTGGTGCTGTGTATGTGAGTTTTGTTACAGTTCaggttacaatttttttttttttttttttttttttcaggattactatcatattttctttggtGTGAGGTAACTTCCTCCCTCCTATACTTGGAAATCAGGGCCATATTCTCTATAGTTATCATCAGGTCTCACAGAATTCCTGGCTGtcactcctctgactgtcttatGGCTCACAATTTGTCAATCTTAAATATGTTGAATGAAATAGGTTCTTGACATAATTTTCATTGATTGAATTGTTTTGACATCATATTACTACTTTCAGTAATAGTTTGTTTGAGTTTGAGAAAACTGATTGTACCACTTCCAATGGTTGTAAATTTACAATAATACATTATTGTATCAAAGAAGGATATTATTTAGTCATCATTACTGATATTTATTGTTAAATTAATATCAAAATCAGTTGGAGATCATGTTGTGCTATATACAAGAGTTAAGAAGGTCAGAAGTGGCAATATAGCCCTGTCTTCACTTATGGGTGATGTGACAAAGTTAGAGCCTTTCATAGATAGACATATGTCTAAAATGCGCCATTTTGTCTCACTATGACTGATGTCATTATCTTTGATGGTTTATAGAATATGGACATACAGTAATTTCATATGTGTACATATTTGTATACCTAACAACAAAATAGTGTTTAAAGTAAAAGAACTCGTTTGTGAATAtacttacccatatgtaattataCAAAGTagatctcctccctcccctcaatttacatattttcatgtAATACAAATGACTGACCATTCTGGATGGCTACTTGGGTGGCAAACTTCTGTGAATGTGCATGGTAATagctagaggaggaggtaaccaTGAAATGATCTATAACTGGGGTGTAGGTAATTTTTCTGTGCTGGTATGAGACAGACATATGTAATGGGTAAGTATATTCACAAAGAAAGTTTttacatggaaaagaaaaaaaattgacagaaCCTCTAGTGCATTACCAAGCAACAAAGTGTAAGATCCACTGGCTTgaattttcaagagagagatttcaagataCTAATTGTGATTTTGTTATTCCTTTGAGCTGTTCTCTTTGATGGCTGGCATCtttaatgttcttttctttctccaaccTTAGCTATAGTCTGTCATCTCTACAATGACTCCTGGGTCTGAGTTTAAATGGTGTCACAGGGAATgcatggttgtcagatcttgaggaaaaccgtgagctatccttgtaataagtgcattGATCAGAAAATAAGTATTAtcccatgaaatcaattatgttATCAGTAAGCTACAATGTGTTTTATATCCAGTAGCTATTCTACAGTAGACAGAATATAGTGCCTATCttgcatgaaaagaaaaaaaaatctttgagaTTCCTTTCTTTGAAATTGTTGCAGAAGTGTTTTACCAATGGTATTTTGCACTTGATCCCTTCATTTCTGCCTCCACCAACtgacatttttttactttccatcCAGGAACAAACTATTTCAACACATGTATAGTAAAGTGCTTTACTTTCAGTCACGTAAAGGGAAAGATCCATCATGCAATAGCAGACCATTTTGGGATAGATAAAGGACAACTCTACTTGACTCATCCTACATTTTTCTCAAGAATTACATCTGCTCCTCCTCAAACTATTCATGATGAATATTGGCATCCTCATGTTGATAAGGTAAAACATATCTGTGGATTCTCATGAATCAGTGCCAAAAGTTTTCCACAATGACTTGTTATCAATTGATAGATTGGAAGAATATGCTGTTGTACTCCTTGCATGTAAAAGGCAGTCAAAAGGGATAGACGGATAGAATTGGGAAGAATTTCCCGTATGTTTATTCATAACCATGAGATGTGACATCTTGTCTTGGATAAACTACCTAAAGAAAGATCTTGGCTAAGTGTATGACTTTATATGAATTTCCCTGAATTTATTTGTTACTTTGTTTTTCACAATATCCATTGACATCATGAACAACAAGACAAAATATCTTAATACTATTACATTTGCTGATGTAGACTAGCCACTAGACTGTGTCATATACTGTGCTCAAGACAAGGAATTATTATCTGTTTTAGGTATGTTTTAGTGGCTAAACCTTCCCCTTAATTGGCATAATGTGTTCCACATGAAGTATTCCTTAATATGAAAAGTGATGGCAAAAGTAatgaatttgtttatttataggaagtgttacttttttatttgttattttgttaattattttcaGGAGACCTATGAGTCATTCCACTACACTTCATTATTGTACCTTACTGATTATGGGCAGGAGTTTGATGGAGGACGCTTTGTGTTCATCGACAAGGATTCCAACAAGACAGTGGAGCCCCGGAGAGGTAAGAGTGGTGTTTGGTGAATTCATTCCATAACAGTTATTTATGACATGTCTCAAGTATGTGAGGTAATTAATCCATTGTATGTA
The sequence above is drawn from the Portunus trituberculatus isolate SZX2019 chromosome 41, ASM1759143v1, whole genome shotgun sequence genome and encodes:
- the LOC123516647 gene encoding 2-oxoglutarate and iron-dependent oxygenase domain-containing protein 3-like encodes the protein FTFHPGTNYFNTCIVKCFTFSHVKGKIHHAIADHFGIDKGQLYLTHPTFFSRITSAPPQTIHDEYWHPHVDKETYESFHYTSLLYLTDYGQEFDGGRFVFIDKDSNKTVEPRRGRVSAFTSGSENLHYVEQVTRGTRYAITVSFTCDPKHAIEDPKLER